The DNA sequence TTGGCTTCTAGGACGAAGTTGAACCACTGCAGTTGCTGTCTACGACCGTTTTCCACAACACAAAACTAAGGTGAGGCCGTTCACTAAAAAATTGCGGTACGTTCACTTGACGAAATCACGCAAATCACTCTTTTCATGAATTGCGTGACAAGGAAAGTGGTCATGATTCTTACTTGGAAAGTTATCGACAGCTGGCGCGAAGAGCGGGGGATGCAGATCTCTGAGCTTGCCCGCCGTGCTGGCATACCGGAACGGACAATCTATTCCGGCCTGCGCAAGAATTCCCGTCTGCAGGCGGCCACAAAAACCGTGATGCGGGGTGTCTTCCCCGAGAAATTCGACGAACACGGCGAGGTGCGGGCCGATGAATAGCTGCTGCCCTACCTGTGGCGCTGCTCTCGCCCCGGACCACTTCAGCTTTGACGCGGAAAGTGGCTTGCTCGTTTACGGCGGGCAGTTCCTTACGCTTCCACGTCGTGAGGCGCATATTCTCGAGTTCTTGTTGGACCGCCGCGGCCGGACTATTTCGAAGTCAACGCTTTTTCGCGAACTGTACCGGCAAGACGACGAGCCGGAAACGGAGAATGTGGTCGAAAGCCACGTCTCCAAGCTGCGCAAGAAGCTGTTGCCGCTCGGCCTCGACATCACCTCCGAACGCTTCAAGGGCTATCGGCTCTTGGTCGGGAGGGCATCATGAGCGCCTGCCCATGCCCGACCTGCGGCCAGGTGCTGCCGCCACAGACATTCGCTATCGACTGGGAGGCCGGCATCGTTATCGCCGCCGGCCGCTTCGCCCAGCTGACCAGGAGCGAACTCGCGATCTTCGAAACCCTCTACCAGGCCAAGGGCCAGGTGAAGTCGAAGGAGCATCTGCTCAACGCGATCGCATCTCACGTCGACGATGCTCCGGAAATCAAGATCGTCGACGTCTTCGTCTGCAAGATCCGAAAGAAAATCGCCGGCCTAGGCGTCTCGATCGAAACGATTTGGGGCGGCGGATACCGCTTGCTGCCCCGCAAACAGGAGCAAGCCGCATGAGTGATGCAATCTCGGCCGAGCTCGGCCAACGTCCGTCTCTTCAATGGGTGCCGGTCGACCTTATCCGCGTCGACCATAATTATCAGCGCGAGCTGCGCCCGACGCGCGTCGCACAGATCCTCCGCGAATTTAACTGGGCGCACTTCCAGCCGATCATGCTCGCCGAGCAGGCGGACGGCACCTTTACCGTCTTTGACGGGCAGCACCGTGTCGCTGCCGCCAGGGCGCATCCGGAGGTGAAAGAGGTTCCCGCGGCTGTCGTGAAGCTGGAGCAAAGCTGCGATGAGGCGGGGGCCTTCCTCGGCGTCAACGTCAACCGGACGGCGGTTTCGACCGTCGAGAAATACCATGCCGGCATCGAGGCCGGCGATGCGGACATGATGGCCGTCTGCGCCGTACTCGAAGAGGCGGGTTGTGCCGTCGTCGACGCTATTGGTTTGAAGCCTGCCGCCAACAAAACGGCGGCAGTAACGGCCGTCAGCCGCGCGATCAAGAACTATGGCGACAAGGCGGTATCCGAGGCTTGCAAAACCCTCGTCGATGCCTGGCCGCAGGATACCGGGGCGCTGAATGGCGTGATGATCCAGGGGCTTGCCCGGCTCTTCAAGAACAATAAGCGCTTCATCAGTCGTGAGCGGATGACGGCAAAGCTCCGGGTCAAGG is a window from the Ensifer adhaerens genome containing:
- a CDS encoding DUF6551 family protein, which translates into the protein MSDAISAELGQRPSLQWVPVDLIRVDHNYQRELRPTRVAQILREFNWAHFQPIMLAEQADGTFTVFDGQHRVAAARAHPEVKEVPAAVVKLEQSCDEAGAFLGVNVNRTAVSTVEKYHAGIEAGDADMMAVCAVLEEAGCAVVDAIGLKPAANKTAAVTAVSRAIKNYGDKAVSEACKTLVDAWPQDTGALNGVMIQGLARLFKNNKRFISRERMTAKLRVKDRKILTSDAETIRKIGGGDATTNVAKALVEIYNKGLQRDQIALGVKP
- a CDS encoding winged helix-turn-helix domain-containing protein, whose protein sequence is MLVYGGQFLTLPRREAHILEFLLDRRGRTISKSTLFRELYRQDDEPETENVVESHVSKLRKKLLPLGLDITSERFKGYRLLVGRAS
- a CDS encoding winged helix-turn-helix domain-containing protein, which gives rise to MSACPCPTCGQVLPPQTFAIDWEAGIVIAAGRFAQLTRSELAIFETLYQAKGQVKSKEHLLNAIASHVDDAPEIKIVDVFVCKIRKKIAGLGVSIETIWGGGYRLLPRKQEQAA